In Arachis hypogaea cultivar Tifrunner chromosome 17, arahy.Tifrunner.gnm2.J5K5, whole genome shotgun sequence, a single window of DNA contains:
- the LOC112767257 gene encoding brefeldin A-inhibited guanine nucleotide-exchange protein 1 isoform X1 — MSASQSLGGPSRCGRVLGPSLDKIIKNAAWRKHSHLVAACKSTLDKLESVSESESESESTTSGTNQSQSPLSGLPSTDAEHVLQPLILALDSAYPKVVDPALECTFKLFSLGLLHGEIDSSAASQSGVVFNIIDAICKSGGLGEEAIELGVLRVLLSAVRSPCTLIRADCLIQIVRTCYNVYLGGVNGTNQICAKSVLAQIMTIVFARVEEDCMDIPLKKVSVSDLLEFTDKNLNEGNSIQFCQNFITEVMEAGEGATLKPCSMPPPHESSKAADETGTNNSHIEAGPGESKIREDGFLLFKNLCKLSMKFSSQQHPDDRILLRGKILSLELLKVVMDNGSSMWRENERFLNAIKQYLCLSLLKNSALSAMAIFQLQCAIFMNLLSKFRSGLKKEIGMFFPMLILRVLENVLQPSFLQKMTVLNLLDKISQDPQIIIDIFVNYDCDVDASNIFERIVNGLLKTALGPPTGSTTALSPAQDITFRHESVKCLVSITKSMGAWMDQQTRIGDLYLPKISECNGTPEHHLPLNGEEGNASDHELHPDVNSEFSDAAALEQRRAYKIELQKGISLFNRKPSKGIEFLTSNKKIGRSPEEVAFFLKNTAGLDETKIGDYLGEREEFCLKVMHAYVDSFNFNGMDFGEAIRFFLRGFRLPGEAQKIDRIMEKFAERYCKCSPSSFSSADTAYVLAYSVIMLNTDAHNNMVKDKMTKADFIRNNRGIDDGKDLPEEYLGSLYEQIVKNEIKMNADSSAPQSKQANSFNRLLGLDGILNLVNWKQNEEKAVGANGLLIRHIQEQFKSNSGKSESAYHVVTDVAILRFMVEVCWGPMLAAFSVTLDQSDDKLATTQCLQGFRHAVHITAMMGMQTQRDAFVTSVAKFTYLHCAADMKQKNVDAVKAIISIAIEDGDYLHEAWEHILTCLSRVEHLQLLGEGAHSDATFFTSSNFETEEKTPKTLGFSSFKKGTLQNPAMVAVVRGSSYDSTSVGVSASALVTPEQIQNFISNLNLLDQIGNFELNHVFAHSQRLNGEAIVAFVKALCKVSLSELQSPTDPRVFGLTKIVEIAHYNMNRIRLVWSRIWNVLSDFFVSVGLSDNLSVAIFAMDSLRQLAMKFLEREELANYNFQNEFLRPFVIVMQKSNSAEIRELIVRCISQMVLSRVSNVKSGWKSVFMVFTAAAADEQKNIVLLAFETMEKIVREFFPYITETETTTFTDCVRCLLTFTNSRFNSDVSLNAIAFLRFCAVRLADGGLVCNKTGSVDGTVVVVANCVSDVQGLTDKDDHASFWNPLLSGLSKLTSDPRSAIRKSSLEVLFNILKDHGHLFSRTFWNSIFYCVIFPVYNSASGKRDVSLQESSCSDSSASIHPEGSTWDSETSSVAAECLIDLFVTFFDIVRSQLPGVVSVLTGFIRSPVQGPASTGVAGLMRLTSDLGSRFSEEEWKEIFLCLKDAAISAVPGFMKVLRTMDNIGVPNISRTYADMEWSSDHELTNDEFGDDNLQTATYVVSRMKNHIAMQLLILQVATDLYKMHHQSLSAASIEVLIALYSSVALHARQLNSESILLKKLQKACSILELSGPPMVHFENESFLNHLTFLQNVLVDDYFTHAEIDIETELVAVCENVLGIYLKCAESVTHPGTVPVPHRKLPLSSAKKEEIAARTSLVVSALQGLEGLKKDSFRRYIPRFFHLLVDLVRSEHSSGEVQFALSNIFRSSVGPFIME, encoded by the exons ATGTCGGCATCGCAATCCCTCGGAGGTCCTTCACGGTGCGGCCGTGTGCTCGGTCCATCACTCGACAAGATCATAAAGAACGCCGCGTGGCGCAAGCATTCTCACCTTGTCGCGGCCTGCAAATCAACCCTTGACAAGCTCGAATCGGTGTCTGAGTCCGAATCCGAATCCGAATCGACCACTTCAGGCACCAACCAATCCCAATCTCCTCTTTCAGGCCTTCCCTCCACAGATGCCGAACATGTCCTTCAACCTCTCATTCTTGCGCTTGACTCCGCCTACCCCAAGGTTGTGGACCCTGCTCTTGAATGCACCTTTAAGCTGTTCTCTCTCGGCCTCCTCCACGGTGAGATTGATAGTTCAGCTGCTTCACAGTCCGGCGTGGTCTTCAACATCATTGATGCCATCTGCAAGTCCGGCGGCCTTGGTGAGGAGGCCATTGAGCTTGGGGTGCTCAGAGTCTTGCTTTCGGCCGTTCGATCCCCTTGCACTTTGATCCGGGCCGATTGCCTGATTCAGATTGTGAGAACTTGCTATAACGTGTACCTCGGGGGTGTCAACGGCACCAATCAGATCTGTGCTAAGTCAGTTCTTGCCCAGATCATGACCATTGTTTTTGCAAGAGTCGAGGAAGACTGCATGGATATCCCCCTCAAAAAGGTATCTGTTAGTGACTTGTTGGAATTTACTGATAAGAATCTGAACGAGGGCAACTCCATTCAAttctgccaaaattttataaccGAGGTAATGGAGGCTGGTGAAGGTGCTACTCTCAAGCCATGTTCTATGCCACCTCCACACGAATCGTCCAAAGCTGCCGATGAAACAGGCACCAACAATTCCCATATCGAAGCAGGACCTGGGGAAAGTAAAATAAGGGAGGAtggttttcttcttttcaaaaatttgtgcaAACTGTCCATGAAATTCTCATCTCAGCAGCACCCTGACGATCGTATCCTCTTGAGAGGGAAAATTTTGTCCTTGGAACTCCTTAAGGTAGTCATGGATAATGGCAGCTCAATGTGGCGCGAGAATGAGAG GTTTCTAAATGCTATCAAGCAGTATCTTTGCCTGTCATTATTAAAGAACAGTGCCCTCTCAGCTATGGCCATTTTCCAGCTTCAGTGTGCAATTTTCATGAACTTGTTATCTAAATTCAGATCAGGATTGAAAAaggaaattggcatgttttttcCGATGCTTATTCTCCGGGTTCTTGAGAATGTCCTTCAGCCCAGTTTTTTGCAGAAAATGACTGTCCTCAACTTGTTGGACAAAATCTCCCAAGATCCTCAAATTATAATTGACATTTTTGTCAATTATGATTGTGACGTGGATGCTTCAAACATATTTGAAAG GATTGTCAATGGCCTTCTTAAAACTGCATTGGGGCCACCCACAGGCTCAACCACAGCTTTGTCTCCAGCGCAGGATATAACTTTCCGACATGAATCTGTGAAATGCTTGGTCAGCATCACTAAGTCAATGGGGGCTTGGATGGACCAGCAAACAAGGATAGGAGATTTATATCTACCAAAAATCTCTGAGTGCAATGGTACACCAGAGCATCATCTACCACTAAATGGTGAAGAAGGGAATGCTTCTGACCATGAGCTACATCCTGATGTAAATTCTGAATTTTCAGATGCTGCTGCACTAGAGCAGCGCCGGGCATATAAAATTGAACTTCAG AAAGGTATATCACTTTTTAATAGAAAACCTTCCAAGGGTATTGAATTTTTGACAAGCAACAAAAAGATTGGTCGCTCACCTGAAGAAGTGGCTTTTTTCCTGAAGAATACTGCTGGCCTTGATGAGACCAAGATTGGGGACTATTTGGGAGAAAGAGAGGAGTTTTGTCTAAAAGTAATGCATGCTTATGTAGATTCTTTTAACTTCAATGGGATGGATTTTGGTGAAGCTATACGGTTTTTCCTTAGGGGCTTCAGACTTCCCGGTGAGGCACAGAAAATTGATCGCATCATGGAGAAGTTTGCCGAGCGCTATTGTAAATGCAGCCCTAGTTCGTTTAGCAGTGCAGATACTGCTTACGTTCTTGCTTACTCTGTGATAATGCTTAATACAGATGCTCATAATAATATGGTGAAAGATAAG ATGACAAAGGCTGATTTTATCCGAAATAATCGAGGAATAGATGATGGAAAAGATTTACCAGAAGAATATCTTGGTTCCCTTTACGAACAAATTGTTAAGAACGAAATCAAAATGAATGCTGATTCCTCTGCACCTCAGAGTAAACAGGCAAATAGCTTCAATAGATTGTTGGGACTGGATGGTATTCTCAATCTTGTAAACTGGAAACAGAATGAGGAAAAAGCAGTGGGTGCAAATGGGCTTCTCATTCGGCACATACAAGAGCAGTTTAAATCAAATTCAGGAAAATCAGA ATCAGCTTATCATGTTGTCACGGATGTTGCCATCTTGAGGTTTATGGTGGAAGTCTGTTGGGGGCCTATGCTGGCTGCATTTAGTGTAACACTTGACCAGAGTGATGACAAGCTAGCTACTACTCAATGCTTACAGGGATTCCGACATGCTGTGCATATTACTGCCATGATGGGAATGCAGACTCAAAGAGATGCCTTTGTTACATCAGTTGCTAAATTTACTTATCTGCACTGTGCTGCAGATATGAAACAGAAAAATGTTGATGCTGTCAAG GCAATAATATCAATTGCCATTGAAGATGGGGATTATCTGCATGAAGCATGGGAACACATATTAACTTGCCTCTCCCGAGTTGAGCATTTGCAATTGTTAGGTGAGGGTGCCCATAGTGATGCAACCTTCTTCACTTCATCTAATTTTGAAACAGAAGAAAAAACTCCGAAGACATTAGGTTTCTCTTCTTTTAAGAAAGGAACTCTCCAGAATCCGGCCATGGTTGCTGTTGTTCGTGGTAGTTCATATGACAGCACAAGTGTTGGAGTCAGTGCTTCTGCACTGGTAACACCAGAACAGATTCAGAATTTCATTTCAAACTTGAATCTGCTGGACCAGATTGGCAACTTTGAATTGAATCATGTGTTTGCTCATAGTCAACGGTTGAATGGTGAAGCAATAGTGGCCTTTGTGAAAGCTCTTTGTAAAGTTTCCTTATCAGAACTACAGTCTCCAACAGATCCCCGTGTTTTTGGCCTAACTAAAATAGTAGAAATTGC GCACTATAATATGAACCGCATCAGATTAGTGTGGTCTCGCATTTGGAATGTGCTCTCAGATTTCTTTGTCTCAGTTGGATTGTCTGACAACTTATCAGTTGCAATATTTGCGATGGACTCACTGCGACAACTAGCAATGAAATTTTTGGAGCGCGAGGAACTGGCTAATTATAACTTCCAGAATGAATTTCTGAGACCTTTTGTGATTGTCATGCAGAAAAGCAATTCTGCAGAAATTAGAGAATTGATAGTTAGATGTATTTCACAGATGGTCCTTAGTCGTGTCAGTAACGTGAAATCCGGCTGGAAAAGTGTTTTTATG GTTTTTACAGCTGCTGCAGCAGATGAGCAGAAGAATATTGTATTGTTAGCATTTGAGACAATGGAGAAAATAGTGCGAGAATTTTTCCCTTATATCACTGAGACAGAAACAACGACTTTCACCGATTGTGTACGATGCCTTTTGACATTTACAAATAGCCGATTCAATAGTGATGTTAGCCTCAATGCAATTGCTTTTCTTCGCTTCTGTGCCGTCAGACTTGCTGATGGAGGACTTGTTTGCAATAAGACGGGGAGTGTTGATGGCACAGTAGTTGTAGTTGCAAATTGTGTTTCAGATGTGCAGGGTTTAACTGATAAAGATGATCATGCATCTTTTTGGAATCCTTTGCTATCAG GGCTGTCAAAACTAACATCGGATCCAAGATCAGCTATCAGAAAGAGTTCATTGGAGGTGCTTTTTAACATTCTGAAGGATCATGGTCATTTATTCTCACGCACATTTTGGAATAGCATTTTCTACTGTGTTATTTTCCCTGTATATAATTCAGCATCAGGAAAGAGAGATGTAAGTCTACAAGAGAGTAGTTGTTCAGATTCTTCAGCGTCTATACATCCTGAAGGAAGCACATGGGATTCTGAGACTTCTTCAGTAGCTGCAGAATGTTTAATAGATTTATTTGTCACCTTTTTCGATATTGTGAGGTCTCAGCTACCAGGTGTGGTTTCAGTACTTACTGGGTTCATTAGAAGTCCTGTTCAGGGTCCAGCTAGTACTGGAGTTGCTGGACTAATGCGCCTCACTAGTGACCTGGGTAGCAGATTTTCGGAAGAAGAGTGGAAAGAGATATTTTTATGTTTGAAAGATGCAGCTATATCAGCAGTGCCCGGATTCATGAAGGTCTTGAGAACCATGGATAATATTGGGGTGCCCAATATTTCACGAACCTATGCTGACATGGAGTGGTCTTCTGATCATGAACTGACAAATGATGAGTTTGGTGATGACAATCTGCAAACAGCCACCTATGTTGTGTCAAGAATGAAGAATCATATTGCTATGCAGCTACTTATTTTACAG GTTGCAACTGATCTCTATAAGATGCACCACCAGTCCTTATCAGCAGCCAGCATTGAAGTCCTCATTGCATTGTATTCTTCTGTCGCTTTGCATGCACGCCAGTTGAACAGTGAGTCGATCCTGCTGAAGAAGTTGCAAAAAGCTTGCTCCATCCTTGAACTCTCTGGACCCCCCATGGTTCATTTTGAAAATGAGTCCTTCCTGAATCACCTAACCTTTCTTCAAAACGTACTAGTTGATGATTATTTTACGCATGCTGAGATAGACATAGAAACGGAGCTTGTTGCAGTGTGTGAGAATGTATTGGGCATATACCTAAAGTGTGCTGAGTCAGTTACCCATCCAGGGACAGTGCCAGTGCCACATCGAAAACTTCCTCTGAGCTCAGCAAAGAAGGAGGAAATAGCTGCTAGGACATCCCTAGTCGTCTCTGCATTGCAAGGGTTGGAGGGTCTGAAAAAGGATTCATTCAGGAGATATATTCCCCGGTTCTTTCACTTATTGGTAGATCTTGTGAGGAGTGAGCACTCCTCTGGAGAAGTTCAGTTTGCCCTCAGTAATATATTCCGTTCGTCTGTGGGTCCATTTATAATGGAATGA
- the LOC112767257 gene encoding brefeldin A-inhibited guanine nucleotide-exchange protein 1 isoform X2: MIVTWMLQTYLKDICRIVNGLLKTALGPPTGSTTALSPAQDITFRHESVKCLVSITKSMGAWMDQQTRIGDLYLPKISECNGTPEHHLPLNGEEGNASDHELHPDVNSEFSDAAALEQRRAYKIELQKGISLFNRKPSKGIEFLTSNKKIGRSPEEVAFFLKNTAGLDETKIGDYLGEREEFCLKVMHAYVDSFNFNGMDFGEAIRFFLRGFRLPGEAQKIDRIMEKFAERYCKCSPSSFSSADTAYVLAYSVIMLNTDAHNNMVKDKMTKADFIRNNRGIDDGKDLPEEYLGSLYEQIVKNEIKMNADSSAPQSKQANSFNRLLGLDGILNLVNWKQNEEKAVGANGLLIRHIQEQFKSNSGKSESAYHVVTDVAILRFMVEVCWGPMLAAFSVTLDQSDDKLATTQCLQGFRHAVHITAMMGMQTQRDAFVTSVAKFTYLHCAADMKQKNVDAVKAIISIAIEDGDYLHEAWEHILTCLSRVEHLQLLGEGAHSDATFFTSSNFETEEKTPKTLGFSSFKKGTLQNPAMVAVVRGSSYDSTSVGVSASALVTPEQIQNFISNLNLLDQIGNFELNHVFAHSQRLNGEAIVAFVKALCKVSLSELQSPTDPRVFGLTKIVEIAHYNMNRIRLVWSRIWNVLSDFFVSVGLSDNLSVAIFAMDSLRQLAMKFLEREELANYNFQNEFLRPFVIVMQKSNSAEIRELIVRCISQMVLSRVSNVKSGWKSVFMVFTAAAADEQKNIVLLAFETMEKIVREFFPYITETETTTFTDCVRCLLTFTNSRFNSDVSLNAIAFLRFCAVRLADGGLVCNKTGSVDGTVVVVANCVSDVQGLTDKDDHASFWNPLLSGLSKLTSDPRSAIRKSSLEVLFNILKDHGHLFSRTFWNSIFYCVIFPVYNSASGKRDVSLQESSCSDSSASIHPEGSTWDSETSSVAAECLIDLFVTFFDIVRSQLPGVVSVLTGFIRSPVQGPASTGVAGLMRLTSDLGSRFSEEEWKEIFLCLKDAAISAVPGFMKVLRTMDNIGVPNISRTYADMEWSSDHELTNDEFGDDNLQTATYVVSRMKNHIAMQLLILQVATDLYKMHHQSLSAASIEVLIALYSSVALHARQLNSESILLKKLQKACSILELSGPPMVHFENESFLNHLTFLQNVLVDDYFTHAEIDIETELVAVCENVLGIYLKCAESVTHPGTVPVPHRKLPLSSAKKEEIAARTSLVVSALQGLEGLKKDSFRRYIPRFFHLLVDLVRSEHSSGEVQFALSNIFRSSVGPFIME, encoded by the exons ATGATTGTGACGTGGATGCTTCAAACATATTTGAAAG ATATTTGCAGGATTGTCAATGGCCTTCTTAAAACTGCATTGGGGCCACCCACAGGCTCAACCACAGCTTTGTCTCCAGCGCAGGATATAACTTTCCGACATGAATCTGTGAAATGCTTGGTCAGCATCACTAAGTCAATGGGGGCTTGGATGGACCAGCAAACAAGGATAGGAGATTTATATCTACCAAAAATCTCTGAGTGCAATGGTACACCAGAGCATCATCTACCACTAAATGGTGAAGAAGGGAATGCTTCTGACCATGAGCTACATCCTGATGTAAATTCTGAATTTTCAGATGCTGCTGCACTAGAGCAGCGCCGGGCATATAAAATTGAACTTCAG AAAGGTATATCACTTTTTAATAGAAAACCTTCCAAGGGTATTGAATTTTTGACAAGCAACAAAAAGATTGGTCGCTCACCTGAAGAAGTGGCTTTTTTCCTGAAGAATACTGCTGGCCTTGATGAGACCAAGATTGGGGACTATTTGGGAGAAAGAGAGGAGTTTTGTCTAAAAGTAATGCATGCTTATGTAGATTCTTTTAACTTCAATGGGATGGATTTTGGTGAAGCTATACGGTTTTTCCTTAGGGGCTTCAGACTTCCCGGTGAGGCACAGAAAATTGATCGCATCATGGAGAAGTTTGCCGAGCGCTATTGTAAATGCAGCCCTAGTTCGTTTAGCAGTGCAGATACTGCTTACGTTCTTGCTTACTCTGTGATAATGCTTAATACAGATGCTCATAATAATATGGTGAAAGATAAG ATGACAAAGGCTGATTTTATCCGAAATAATCGAGGAATAGATGATGGAAAAGATTTACCAGAAGAATATCTTGGTTCCCTTTACGAACAAATTGTTAAGAACGAAATCAAAATGAATGCTGATTCCTCTGCACCTCAGAGTAAACAGGCAAATAGCTTCAATAGATTGTTGGGACTGGATGGTATTCTCAATCTTGTAAACTGGAAACAGAATGAGGAAAAAGCAGTGGGTGCAAATGGGCTTCTCATTCGGCACATACAAGAGCAGTTTAAATCAAATTCAGGAAAATCAGA ATCAGCTTATCATGTTGTCACGGATGTTGCCATCTTGAGGTTTATGGTGGAAGTCTGTTGGGGGCCTATGCTGGCTGCATTTAGTGTAACACTTGACCAGAGTGATGACAAGCTAGCTACTACTCAATGCTTACAGGGATTCCGACATGCTGTGCATATTACTGCCATGATGGGAATGCAGACTCAAAGAGATGCCTTTGTTACATCAGTTGCTAAATTTACTTATCTGCACTGTGCTGCAGATATGAAACAGAAAAATGTTGATGCTGTCAAG GCAATAATATCAATTGCCATTGAAGATGGGGATTATCTGCATGAAGCATGGGAACACATATTAACTTGCCTCTCCCGAGTTGAGCATTTGCAATTGTTAGGTGAGGGTGCCCATAGTGATGCAACCTTCTTCACTTCATCTAATTTTGAAACAGAAGAAAAAACTCCGAAGACATTAGGTTTCTCTTCTTTTAAGAAAGGAACTCTCCAGAATCCGGCCATGGTTGCTGTTGTTCGTGGTAGTTCATATGACAGCACAAGTGTTGGAGTCAGTGCTTCTGCACTGGTAACACCAGAACAGATTCAGAATTTCATTTCAAACTTGAATCTGCTGGACCAGATTGGCAACTTTGAATTGAATCATGTGTTTGCTCATAGTCAACGGTTGAATGGTGAAGCAATAGTGGCCTTTGTGAAAGCTCTTTGTAAAGTTTCCTTATCAGAACTACAGTCTCCAACAGATCCCCGTGTTTTTGGCCTAACTAAAATAGTAGAAATTGC GCACTATAATATGAACCGCATCAGATTAGTGTGGTCTCGCATTTGGAATGTGCTCTCAGATTTCTTTGTCTCAGTTGGATTGTCTGACAACTTATCAGTTGCAATATTTGCGATGGACTCACTGCGACAACTAGCAATGAAATTTTTGGAGCGCGAGGAACTGGCTAATTATAACTTCCAGAATGAATTTCTGAGACCTTTTGTGATTGTCATGCAGAAAAGCAATTCTGCAGAAATTAGAGAATTGATAGTTAGATGTATTTCACAGATGGTCCTTAGTCGTGTCAGTAACGTGAAATCCGGCTGGAAAAGTGTTTTTATG GTTTTTACAGCTGCTGCAGCAGATGAGCAGAAGAATATTGTATTGTTAGCATTTGAGACAATGGAGAAAATAGTGCGAGAATTTTTCCCTTATATCACTGAGACAGAAACAACGACTTTCACCGATTGTGTACGATGCCTTTTGACATTTACAAATAGCCGATTCAATAGTGATGTTAGCCTCAATGCAATTGCTTTTCTTCGCTTCTGTGCCGTCAGACTTGCTGATGGAGGACTTGTTTGCAATAAGACGGGGAGTGTTGATGGCACAGTAGTTGTAGTTGCAAATTGTGTTTCAGATGTGCAGGGTTTAACTGATAAAGATGATCATGCATCTTTTTGGAATCCTTTGCTATCAG GGCTGTCAAAACTAACATCGGATCCAAGATCAGCTATCAGAAAGAGTTCATTGGAGGTGCTTTTTAACATTCTGAAGGATCATGGTCATTTATTCTCACGCACATTTTGGAATAGCATTTTCTACTGTGTTATTTTCCCTGTATATAATTCAGCATCAGGAAAGAGAGATGTAAGTCTACAAGAGAGTAGTTGTTCAGATTCTTCAGCGTCTATACATCCTGAAGGAAGCACATGGGATTCTGAGACTTCTTCAGTAGCTGCAGAATGTTTAATAGATTTATTTGTCACCTTTTTCGATATTGTGAGGTCTCAGCTACCAGGTGTGGTTTCAGTACTTACTGGGTTCATTAGAAGTCCTGTTCAGGGTCCAGCTAGTACTGGAGTTGCTGGACTAATGCGCCTCACTAGTGACCTGGGTAGCAGATTTTCGGAAGAAGAGTGGAAAGAGATATTTTTATGTTTGAAAGATGCAGCTATATCAGCAGTGCCCGGATTCATGAAGGTCTTGAGAACCATGGATAATATTGGGGTGCCCAATATTTCACGAACCTATGCTGACATGGAGTGGTCTTCTGATCATGAACTGACAAATGATGAGTTTGGTGATGACAATCTGCAAACAGCCACCTATGTTGTGTCAAGAATGAAGAATCATATTGCTATGCAGCTACTTATTTTACAG GTTGCAACTGATCTCTATAAGATGCACCACCAGTCCTTATCAGCAGCCAGCATTGAAGTCCTCATTGCATTGTATTCTTCTGTCGCTTTGCATGCACGCCAGTTGAACAGTGAGTCGATCCTGCTGAAGAAGTTGCAAAAAGCTTGCTCCATCCTTGAACTCTCTGGACCCCCCATGGTTCATTTTGAAAATGAGTCCTTCCTGAATCACCTAACCTTTCTTCAAAACGTACTAGTTGATGATTATTTTACGCATGCTGAGATAGACATAGAAACGGAGCTTGTTGCAGTGTGTGAGAATGTATTGGGCATATACCTAAAGTGTGCTGAGTCAGTTACCCATCCAGGGACAGTGCCAGTGCCACATCGAAAACTTCCTCTGAGCTCAGCAAAGAAGGAGGAAATAGCTGCTAGGACATCCCTAGTCGTCTCTGCATTGCAAGGGTTGGAGGGTCTGAAAAAGGATTCATTCAGGAGATATATTCCCCGGTTCTTTCACTTATTGGTAGATCTTGTGAGGAGTGAGCACTCCTCTGGAGAAGTTCAGTTTGCCCTCAGTAATATATTCCGTTCGTCTGTGGGTCCATTTATAATGGAATGA